The Rattus rattus isolate New Zealand chromosome X, Rrattus_CSIRO_v1, whole genome shotgun sequence genome has a window encoding:
- the LOC116888619 gene encoding ubiquitin-conjugating enzyme E2 D2-like isoform X2 translates to MALKRIEKELLDLARDPPTQCSAGPVGEDMFHWQATIMGPDDSPYQGGVFFLAIHFPTDYPFKPPKITFTTRIYHPNINRKGSICLDILRSEWSPALTVSKVLLSICSLLCDPNPDDPLVPEIAKIYRKDKKKYDRLAREWTEKFAM, encoded by the coding sequence ATGGCTCTAAAGCGTATTGAAAAGGAGCTCCTGGACCTGGCTCGTGATCCTCCAACCCAGTGCTCTGCAGGCCCTGTGGGGGAAGATATGTTTCATTGGCAAGCGACCATAATGGGGCCTGATGACAGCCCCTACCAAGGCGGGGTCTTTTTCCTGGCCATCCATTTTCCAACAGATTATCCATTCAAACCACCCAAGATTACATTCACCACAAGAATTTACCATCCAAATATCAACCGTAAGGGAAGCATTTGTCTAGACATCCTGAGATCTGAGTGGTCACCAGCACTGACAGTATCTAAAGTTCTCCTGTCTATCTGCTCTCTATTGTGTGATCCTAACCCAGATGATCCACTGGTTCCTGAAATTGCAAAAATCTACCgcaaagacaagaaaaaatatGATAGACTGGCTCGAGAGTGGACTGAGAAATTCGCTATGTGA
- the LOC116888619 gene encoding ubiquitin-conjugating enzyme E2 D2-like isoform X1: MLYISLDMFHWQATIMGPDDSPYQGGVFFLAIHFPTDYPFKPPKITFTTRIYHPNINRKGSICLDILRSEWSPALTVSKVLLSICSLLCDPNPDDPLVPEIAKIYRKDKKKYDRLAREWTEKFAM, encoded by the coding sequence ATATGTTTCATTGGCAAGCGACCATAATGGGGCCTGATGACAGCCCCTACCAAGGCGGGGTCTTTTTCCTGGCCATCCATTTTCCAACAGATTATCCATTCAAACCACCCAAGATTACATTCACCACAAGAATTTACCATCCAAATATCAACCGTAAGGGAAGCATTTGTCTAGACATCCTGAGATCTGAGTGGTCACCAGCACTGACAGTATCTAAAGTTCTCCTGTCTATCTGCTCTCTATTGTGTGATCCTAACCCAGATGATCCACTGGTTCCTGAAATTGCAAAAATCTACCgcaaagacaagaaaaaatatGATAGACTGGCTCGAGAGTGGACTGAGAAATTCGCTATGTGA